In a genomic window of Mastacembelus armatus chromosome 3, fMasArm1.2, whole genome shotgun sequence:
- the LOC113138288 gene encoding uncharacterized protein LOC113138288, with translation MAPLCMAGRLSLLMSAMLIFLVYYPQMITSVLVYDRQTLLNLRSAAREVLLSDGCGQNQLPPLFSGPPYYLCHRMLPPRRRRRRRGCRAGWLVRSRAGLRGASTASGTGCGRSPRFCVSWRLLGPTSGCLVPVAGFLEDEGPQFRYLAAPRLRPRGINLRHLRLLPRAPPAVGLQAQNLFPTSFELAAIEIGRSNPVLCAVIYRPPGYNKDFINDFSDFLSEIMPNYDRVLILGDFNIHVCCPDKPLVKDFLNIADSFNLVQSVIGPTHKQGHTLDLVFSFGLPVLNLEIGDPAFSDHMPVLFEVGFSTRTVKIPAPARRCRALNSSSAGCFSAAFECLGPPPASISAHCDDLTTWFYSSCLSVLDSVAPFMTNRPKAKSDPWLNDGTRALRRQCRKAEQDVVGSLNPSGSPHDPAPPWFFKEVFPCVGKLVLNIINSSLSFGVVPSNFKHAVVQPLIKKPSLDPSVLANYRPISRLPFFSKVLEKVVYAQLKAFLDEHEILEIFQSGFKPHHSTESALIKVFNDIFTCSDTGDFVVLILLDLSAAFDTVDHNILISRLHDVVGIRGLALEWFRSYLVARTFSVGLASFESSSAPLSSGVPQGSVLGPLLFSLYLLPLGHIFRQHGISFHFYADDTQVYFPLKKKEGFSIARLLACLDDIKAWMALNFLHFNEAKTEVMLVGSSASSVSSGVNLGPLTSYLIPLVTNLGFKMDRDLKFDKQIGAVVKSVFFHLRRLAKLRPLVSKQHFELVIHAFVTSRLDYCNALYLGVSQASLLRLQLVQNAAARLLTGTRKYKHITPILAALHWLPVSFRVHFKVLLFVFKSLNGLAPPYLTELLHPYTPSRSLRSADLQLLEVPKTRRKLRGDRSFSVAAPRLWNNLPLNIRQAPTLAMFKVQLKTYLYTQAFGPA, from the exons ATGGCGCCGCTGTGTATGGCTGGCCGTCTTTCGCTTCTCATGTCTgctatgttaatatttttagtgTATTACCCTCAAATGATCACGTCGGTCCTGGTCTATGACCGTCAAACACTACTAAATCTCCGATCGGCTGCCCGTGAAGTGTTGTTGTCTGACGGTTGTGGACAAAACCAGCTGCCTCCGCTGTTTTCCGGACCACCGTACTACCTGTGCCATCGCATGCTCCCACCTAGGCGGCGAAGACGGAGACGCGGATGTCGTGCGGGTTGGTTGGTGCGATCGAGGGCTGGTTTGCGTGGTGCCTCAACTGCCTCCGGGACTGGATGTGGACGTTCCCCTCGGTTTTGTGTGTCATGGCGCCTTCTGGGCCCGACCAGCGGTTGTCTGGTTCCAGTTGCGGGTTTCTTGGAGGACGAGGGGCCTCAGTTTCGGTATCTGGCGGCTCCCCGTCTTCGCCCTCGTGGAATAAATCTTCGACACCTGAGGCTACTGCCCCGTGCCCCGCCAGCTGTTGGACTTCAGGCCCAGAATCTATTTCCCACCAG tttcGAACTGGCCGCTATTGAAATCGGTCGGTCTAATCCTGTGCTGTGTGCTGTCATCTATCGGCCTCCTGGATATAATAaggattttattaatgacttttctGACTTCCTTTCCGAGATTATGCCGAATTACGACCGTGTCCTCATTCttggagattttaatattcatgtgtgttgcccTGATAAACCCTTGGTGAAGGACTTCTTAAATATTGCTGATTCTTTTAATTTGGTGCAGTCTGTTATTGGccctacacacaaacaaggcCACACGTTggaccttgttttttcttttggcctGCCCGTACTCAACTTGGAGATTGGCGACCCAGCATTTTCCGATCATATGCCGGTTTTATTTGAGGTGGGGTTTTCCACCCGCACCGTCAAAATCCCTGCTCCTGCTCGACGCTGCCGGGCATTGAACTCCTCTTCTGCTGgttgcttttctgctgctttcgaGTGCCTTGGTCCCCCACCTGCCTCCATCTCAGCTCACTGTGACGACTTAACTACCTGGTTTtattcttcctgtctctctgtcctggattctgTGGCCCCATTTATGACCAACCGGCCAAAAGCAAAATCTGACCCGTGGCTCAACGATGGAACCCGAGCTCTCAGGCGGCAGTGTCGCAAGGCTGAGC AGGATGTGGTTGGCTCTCTGAATCCCTCAGGCTCCCCACATGATCCAGCTCCCCCGtggttttttaaagaagtttttcCCTGTGTAGGCAAATTGGtccttaacattattaacagtagTTTATCGTTTGGTGTTGTTCCTTCTAATTTTAAGCATGCGGTAGTGCAACCGCTTATAAAGAAACCTAGTCTGGATCCATCTGTGTTGGCAAACTATAGACCTATTTCCAGACTACcgtttttttcaaaggttttagaaaaagttgtttatgctCAACTGAAAGCGTTTTTGGATGAGCATGAGATTCTAGAGATCTTTCAGTCCGGTTTTAaaccacaccacagcacagagtcagctttaattaaagtttttaatgatatttttacttgttctgATACTGGCGATTTCGTGGTTCTTATTCTTCTTGACttatctgctgcctttgacacagttgaccacaacattttgatttcccGCCTGCATGACGTTGTGGGAATCCGTGGTCTTGCATTGGAGTGGTTTAGATCTTATCTGGTAGCTAgaactttctctgtgggtcttgccagctttgaatcctcctctgctcccctgtCCTCCGGGGTTCCCCAGGGTTCCGTTTTGGgtcctttacttttttccctctacttGCTTCCTCTGGGTCACATCTTTAGACAACATGGCATATCATTCCATTTTTATGCAGACGATACCCAGGTCTATTTTCCattgaagaaaaaggagggttTCTCAATTGCACGTTTGCTCGCATGTcttgatgacattaaagcctggatggcgttaaattttcttcattttaatgaggcaaagacagaagtaatgttGGTTGGCTCTAGTGCCTCTAGTGTATCTTCCGGTGTTAATCTAGGTCCCTTGACATCATATCTTATACCACTGGTCACTAATTTAGGTTTCAAAATGGATAGGGATCTTAAATTCGATAAGCAAATCGGTGCAGTGGTAAAATCcgttttttttcacttaaggcgtttggcaaaactacgacctcttgtgtcaaagcagcactttgagctagtaattcatgcctttgttacatcacgccttgattactgtaatgctctgtatcttggggtcagtcaggcatcccttttacgtctccagctggtccaaaatgcggcggcgcgtcttttaactggaacgcgaaaatacaagcacatcacaccaatcctggctgcactccactggctgccagtgtcttttagggttcattttaaggttttattatttgtttttaaatctttaaatggtcttgcccctccttatcttactgaactccttcacccttatactcctagccgctcccttagatcagccgacctccagcttcttgaggtaccaaaaacgaggaggaagctccgtggagatagatctttctctgttgctgccccaaggctgtggaacaatttgcctttgaacataagacaagcccctacattagctatgttcaaagtacaacttaaaacctatttgtatactcaagccTTTGGACCGGCGTGA